Genomic segment of uncultured Desulfobacter sp.:
CTGCAGCATCCTGAACAATGAGAAGGGTCTGTTCGGGTACGACCACGGCAATGCCCTCGTGAATCTCATACACCTGTTTGCATTGGGGGCAGACCAACTTCCCCTCAATTATTTCATCGTCTGTTTGCGTTTGAATATCAGGATTAAGTACAAATTCATTGTCCAAACATTGCGGACAGATCAGCTCCTCAACCAGCCATTTTTTCATAGCAGCTCCTATTTTACACCAGAACCCGTGTAATCATATGCAGATAACCAATTACAATTCGTATTGATACGGACGGGAATAGGCAGGTTTATCAGTGAAATAATTTGATCGATAGATTGTTTTCAAAAAGCGTCGGCCTCAGCCATACAAAGATTAGGTATACCATCCGAACCCTTTGGAATCAACACCTTGACGCTTTCCGGGATAAGGTTTGTGATTAATGGGTGAATTTTTCAAAATCGTTTGGTACAATTGTTGCCAATTTTTTTCATCATTTAAACCCAAATAACGGACACGCACATGGACGCCTATTCAAATATTGTCAAAAAAGTACTCGACCAGGGACAGGTCAAGGAAAACCGCACCGGAGTAAACACCATTGCCATTGCCGGAGCCATGTTTGAACATGATATGGCCCAGGGCTTTCCATTGCTCACCACAAAATTTGTACCCTTCTCCCTTGTGGCCGGCGAGCTGGAATTTTTCATTAAAGGCATCACGGATAAAAACTGGCTGCGGGAAAAGAATAATCATATATGGGATGAATGGTGCTCACCGGCCAAGGTGGCCTACGGGCATGATGATGAGATCCGAAAAAAAATGATGGAAGAGCGGGAACTTGGCCCCATTTACGGATTCCAGTGGCGGCATTTTGGTGGTGGATATCAGGCCTGGGACAAGGCCCCGGTTCCCTCCGGGGTGGATCAGCTCAAAAATCTGGTGACCACCCTGAAGACCAATCCCGATGACCGGCGTATGATCGTGTCGGCATGGAATCCAATGGATCTTGGGCAGATGGCCCTGCCCCCCTGTCACTACGGATTCCAGGTCACGGTAATCAACGGTCGGCTTAATCTGCTGTGGAACCAGAGATCCGTGGACACAGCACTTGGACTGCCCTTCAACATTGCAAGCTATGGGCTTCTTCTTACGCTATTGGCCCAGGAATCAGGATTGAAACCGGGAACCCTTGTGGGCTTTTTGGGTGACACACACATTTATGAAAACCATGTTCAGGGACTCAAAGAACAGCTGCAAAGGGAGCCTTTTGCCCTGCCCGGCATCGAAACCACCACGTTTACCTCTATCTTTGACTGGCAGTATACGGATACGGTTTTAACGAATTATCAACACCATCCGGGCATCCGGTTTGAAATTGCTGTTTGAAAAACAAAAAGCCCTGCAAAGAATAAATCTGCAGGGCTTTGTTGTGCGTATTGCTTAAGGCTGTTTAGAGATTTTCGATGGCCTCCTGAAGTTCAGGCATAAATTCCAGGATATTTTCCACGATTCCCACATCAGCCACCTGGAAAATAGGCGCCTTAGGATTTTTGTTCACGGCAACAATGAAAGGATTACCCTTGATACCGCCCATGTGCTGGAAGGAGCCGGAGATCCCCATGGCCATGTAGACTTTAGGCTTCACGGTCTGGCCGGAGGTGCCGACCTGGCGGGATTTTTCAAGCCATTTGGCGTCAACGATGGGCCGTGAGCAGGAAAGTACGGCACCCATGGCGTCAGCCAGGTTCTGGGCAACTTCAATATTATCTTCATCTTCAATACCGCGTCCAATGGAAACCAGAACGTCGGCTTTGGTGATATCAACATCCCCCACTTCGGCTTCAACCACTTCCAGAAAGGTTCTTTTGGCCGAAAGGTCACCCGCATCACCTGATTTGTCAACCACTGATCCGGATGCACCGGCGTCCGTCGGTGCAAATGCGCCCGGACGAATGGTGATGACGGCACCGGCAGAGGCATCGCAGGTCACGTGGGTGGAAACCGCACCGCCCAGTTCCTGGCGGATAATTTTCAGGGTTCCGCCGTCCATGCCTTCAAAATCTACTACGTCAGCCGCATAGGCGGAATCCAGTTTAATGGACAGGCCGGGGGCCAGATCCATGCCGAATGTATCATGGGCGACCAGTACAATTGCATCGGCCGGAATAATATTGACCAGGGCCTTTCTCACAACTTCAGCGTTGGGATAGGCCAGAGCCGCATCATTAATTTTAATGACTTCTGAATAAGTTTTAGTAAGCGCATTGGCCACGGTGTCCAGATCTGCCCCGGAACCTGTAACCACAGCAGTAAGGGAGGCACCGGCATCAATCTTTTTTGCAGCATCCGGGAACTCCAGGGCCACATCTTCGGCCACCCCGTTTTTAAAAGGAACATATGCAAAAATCTGTGTCATGATCAAAGACCTCCTTTGGCTTTCAGCTTCTCAATCAATTTTTCAATAATCTCATCGGTGGAGCCTTCAAGCATTTCAGCGCCATCGCCCAGATCAGGAACAAAATAATCCACGCGTTTGGTCTTTGCACCGGCCTCGCCTACACTGCCGGCATCCACACCAAGGTCACCGGCACCCTTTACGGGGATCTCAACACTGGCCACTTTACGGATGCCGCGGATACCCACATAACGGGGTTCATTGATACCGGTCTGGATGGAAAGCACGCAAGGCAGCTCAATTTCGTTCATCTCCTGGTTGCCGCCTTCAATTTCCCGGCCCACTTTGATTTTACCGTCGGCGGGTTCAATCTTGTTCACCAGGGACGCATAGGGATAATCCAGCATGGCAGCCAGCATACCGCCGACCTGGCCCGCGCCTTCATCGGCCTGGGCGCCGGTGAGAATCAGGTCATATTTGCCCTTTTCAACTTCAGCTTTGAGAATGGCGGCAATACCTTTACCGTCAGAACCCTCAAAGGCATCATCACAGAGAAGTACGCCGTTATTGGCACCCATGGCCATTTCACGCCTGAGAACCTCTTCAGCCTCATCATCACCTACAGTTACAACAGTGATGCTGCCGCCCAGGTTATCCACAATCTGGATGGCCTCTTCAACAGCATAGTTATCCCACTCATTCACGGAATAGACCAGATCATCACGATCCAGGTCATTGCCATCGGAATTGAGTTCAAATTCGTTCTCAGCAGTATCCGGAACGCGTTTGACGCACACCAAAATGTCCATTATTGTCTCCTTAAGCGTTTTGGGTCTGCCGGATTTATGGGCACCGGCAGCCATATATTGTTAAGCGTTAATTATGCTAAATGTTCCTCAATGAGCTGCGTAAAATCAATGGCTTCCATCTCGCCTTCTTTTCCGGCCACTTTAATGGCATCCTGGATATTTACCAGACAGAACGGACAGGCTGTAACGATCACATTGGCACCGGCTTCGGCTGCCATATTTACCCTTAGAACCCCCATGCGGGTCTCTTCTTCGGGTTCATAAAACAGCATCAGGCCTCCGCCGCCGCAGCAGAAGGACCGGTCACGGCTTTTTTCCAGCTCCACACGGGTCAGGCCGTCAATGGCATCCAAGGCCTGCCTCGGGGATTCATAGATACTGTTGTGACGCCCCAGATAGCAGGGATCATGATATACGTACACTTTATCCCGGTCTTTGCACGGTTTCATAACCAGCGCACCCGATTCAATTTTTTCAGCCACAATTTCACTGATATGTTTGACAGGGGGCAGACCTGTATAGTCTTTTTTCAACGCATTCAGGGCATGGGGGTCGGCCGTAACAATCTGTTTGACACCGGATTCAAGAATGGCTTCGGTATTATGGGCTTTGAGCTCCTGGTAAAGCATCTCTTCACCAAACCGGATCACCTCGTTACCACTGTCTTTCTCCTCTTTGCCCAGGACACCGAAATCCACACCGGCCTTTTCGAGAATGATGGCGGTCCTGCGGGCAATTTCCTGGATATTGTCGTCATAGGAAGTAATACTGTCCACAAAGTACAGGGTCTCTGCAGTCTCAGTGCCCAGGTCCTTGACCTTGTGGGTTTCGGCAAAGGTTTTTTCATTGGCCCAGTCCGCGCGTTTTTTCTCCATTTTGCCATAGGGATTACCGCGTTTTTCAAGGGCTTTAAGGGGCTTTTGCAGGGACTGGGGCACCATGCCCTTATCTACCATACCGCGGCGCAGGTCAACCATCTTATCGATATATTCAATCCCCAGGGGACACTCCTGTTCACAGGCACCGCAGGTGGTACAGGACCAGATTTCATCTTCCGTATAAATATCCTCCACCAAAAGCTTGTCTGATTTATAGATCACACCGGACTTGATGGGATAATTCTTGAAAATCAGATCCCGGGCCTTGATGGTGATAAACCGAGGAGACAAAGGCCGCCCGGCAGCATTGGCCGGACACTGATCGGAACAGCGGCCGCAATCTGCACAAGAATAAAAATCAAGCATATGCTTCCAGGTAAAATCCTCAAGATGCTTAACACCAAAAGAGTCAAGACTGTCCAGTTCCGCATCGGAAACACCGTATTTCACCGGCTTGATATTGCCTGTTTTCACCCGCATGAAAAAGACATTGAAAATAGAGGTGATGACGTGGAAATGTTTTCCCAGGGGCAAAAAGCACAGAAAAAAGAAAAAGGTAAAATCATGCACATAATACATGATGATGTGCAGACCCTGGAGGGTTTCCAGGGAGGCCATTTGAAGCGTCTTTGAAAAGATCCAGGCCAGGGAAAACAGCGCGGGGAAGTGGGCTTCACCGGCGGACTGATAGTTATAGGCGGCAGCAGACGCCTCAAAAAGACTTTCCGAAATCATCAGGGTGGAGATAATGCCCAGAACAAAAACGGCTTCGGCCGTGTGGTCATGGCCATATTTTTCGGGCACGGCATAGCGGGCGGGTTTTTTAATTCCCCGGCGCCAGGCCGCAATGATACAGGCCACAAGAACGGCTGTGGCGGCGTAATCTTTCAAGAAATTGTAAGCCGTACCAAGGCCGCCGCCCAACCCGGGGAACACAAAGCCGTCAAACAACCCTTCGATCACAAGGCTTGTGGAGCGGATGGAAAGAATTAAAAAACCAGCAAAGATAACGATATGCAGGACACCTGCCTGCATATATCTGGGCTGGCGAATCTGGCCCAACCAGACAACGATCAGATTTTTAATCCGCTCCGGGATATTGTTAAGGCGATAGTCCGGATTGGCCCGGACCAGAGGGGCGATTCTCCGGGCAATGATGTAGGTAAAGAGCCCGACACCAATCACCGGCAGAAGAAAGGAAAAAATCACTGTTGGAAAGAAACCGAACAACATGTAGTTTGCCGGCGCAACGATCATAGACATACCGAACTTACCTCCATATTAAATAATAAGTATAGTGAATCCAGGCTCAATGTGCTTTAGTAAACATCTTCCTTGGCGTCAAGCAAAAAGCATAAATGGCAGGTTAACGCACCTATCCCTTCCCAGGGATATCTGGTAGGAAAAAACAGTATCATTTTTACCTGATGGGGTTTAGAGTCAACCCTCCCGGACACCCGTCAGAAAAAGATCCACCAAGGGATCGGCCATGGTACCAAGGTCATAGCGTCCCTGGGCATTGACCCAGGTGGAAATAACCCCCTCCACAGCCCCGAGGATAAACCGTTTCACAAGCCCGACAAAAAGATCCTGGCGCATGCTCCCCTCAATCTGACCCTGCTCTATGATATCCGACAACAGATCAAAGTACATCTTTGAGATATTTTTAACCTGGGACTCAATATCCCTTAAATACCTCACCTCGGATTGAAAAATAACAGCCATGCTTTTGTCACTTTGAAACTCGTCAAGATGACAGCGAATCAGATTTTTCAACTTGCTTTCGGCATCTGTACCTTTTGCCACGGCAGTATTCATTTTTTCGAACACCACATCTGTTTTAAAACTCAGGTACTGATACAGGATATCGTCCTTGTTCTTGAAATAAAGATATAACGTACCGTCCGCTACCCCGGCTTTGGCGGCAATCTGTGAAATGGTGGCTTTGTAAAACCCATGTTCTGCAAATACTGCACCGGCACTGTTTAAAATTTTATGATATTTCTCGGACTTACTTTTCTGCAAATGTGCTCATCCTTGTTGTTACCTAAATGAATAACGGATCATCCACCTGCCATTAGATTCGTGCAAACTAACTACAGATCAGTACAAATGTCAAGGGTTCCGACATGTTAAACGCCCTCATACCGCATCAATATACATTTATAATTACAAGAATTTACAGTTTAGATATCTTATCACGACCGCATCAACCACTTTTTTAAAATCCAACCCAGCCCCATGAACAGTCATTCATCCGAATCCGTCTCACAGCATAACTTTAGAAGGCATACTTGTGGTTCCACGGACTTACAGGCGTGATTGCCCCAGGACAGTACCCCAAAACGAAAAACATGCAAATTCAATACATTTTTCTAACCTTCATATAAAATTATGGTCACTGCTTTTATTGAACTTGATTTTAGGTTATTTTAATGCAAAAAGTTTATGATTCCTAACCATCCTTTACACACATGATATTACTTACATACGGGAGGATTTCACCATGACCCATCCACAATCCGAAGAATACCGCAAACTGCTTGATTACGGCAGACCCCCCAATGTGAAAAAGTGCTTCCCCAACTCAAAGGCGCTCATTGTCAGCGGCAAATATATTGACCGCGCCATGCTGACCAAAGGCAGCTGCATGACCATTGCCGCCAACGGCAGGAATGCCTTTGTTATCAAAGGGACCCTTGCCGCGGCCCAGCGTGCCAATGCGGCCGTTATCATTGAAATTGCCCGGTCCGAGGGCGGTACCGGCGCCTATTGCGCCACAAGCCTTTGGAACATTGCACGACAGACCGATGCCTATATGAATGAAATGGGAATCACCGTTCCCGTGGCCATCCATGCAGACCATTTCGGCATAAAAAAGCCCGAAGACATTGCACCTGCTAAAACCGAAATCCAATCCTTATTTGACACCGGCATTACCTCCATAGCCATTGACGCATCCCACATGCCCGACGACCAAAATCTTTTGGCCAACATTGAGTTAAATCCCTATGTGCCTGACTGGGCAGGTCTTGAAACCGAAGTGGGAGAGATAAAAGGAGAACAAGGCCTTTCAACCCCTGAAGAAGCGCTGTTTCTAATTCAGGGGCTCAATGCCCACAGTATTTTTCCGGACTGGATCGCCCTGAACAACGGCACCACCCACGGCATTGAACAAAACGATGCGGGCATCAATGTCGAGCTGACGACACAAATCCATGACAGCCTGGCCCCGTACGGAATCTCCGGTGCCCAGCACGGGACATCGGGGAACAATTCGGAGCGACTGCGCCAGATTGCCAAGCACACCAAAACCACAAAAGCCAATGTTGCCACGGCCCTGCAGATGATCTCCTGGGGGGTGAAGGTCAATGATTTCGGCAACGCCATCATGGATGCATCGGGCAATTTCATTAAAGAACCCGGCAAAGGGGTTTCCCAGGCCACATGGGAAAAGATGTGTACGGTTGCCGCAGCCAATGACTGGAAAAAAGGAAACTTTAAAAAACTGAACAATCCCTTTGAAAATATTCTGACGGCCCAGAATGCGCCTGTTCGGGAACGAATGGTCAAAGGCGTTGAAGAATTTGTGTTTACCTTGCTCACCGATGTGTTCAATGCAACGGATACCGCAGACCTGATCAAAAAACACATTTTAGAAACCCAGTCCCATACCCCCGGTTTCAAAGCGAAAAAAATTGAACAAAAAGAGAATTGGACCCGGGAAAAAATTATTGAGAAGGCCGCCAAGATTAACTCAGATAAAGGCCCTGAAGGAGATTTTGATGATTAACAATTTTTTCTAAAGTTTTAATTTTGCCAAGCCGATATTGGGTTTAAGGAGAAAACTAAAATGCAGATACCTTCATACCAAATACAAAATGTCTTGAAAGTTTATTCAAGGCAATTTAGCCAGGGCAAACTGCTGGGGAAAAATAAATTCAGCGATGCCAACAAGGTTTCTGCAGACAGTGTCAGTATCTCATCGGAAGGCAAACGTCAGGCCGTTATAGATAAGGTTGCCAGCAACATTGTAGATAAAATTATCACCGAAGGCCCCAATGAAAAAGATGAGGCCCGGATCACCGAACAGATTGAAAAAGAGCTGGGGAAAAAAATTGATTTTACCAAAGGAAGAAATCAATTCACCTACACCTCGGTCGATGAAAATAATAATAAGGTTGTCCAGACCTTGTCCGTGGAGGATTCCAAATTTATTGTAGAACGGATGACGGAACTGGCACGCCAGGTGGCTGATTTCAATATGGAATCCCAGGAGGGTGTTTAATATGAAAATTAATAACAATCTCACACAGCAGTATATCAATCAAAGTTACGCTGCAAATAATGCCAATGCCAATGCCAACACCACCGCCAACACCTCGGCGGACCAGGGAACGCAAACCCAGGAGCGCCTTGCGGACAGCATTAACTTATCCTCCACCACCAAGGACCTTCAAAGAATTGCCACAGAGTCTGCCAAAGAGTCCGAAGCGAGAGTCCAGATGGTTGCAGACCTCAAAGAACAGGTTCAGACAGGTCAGTACACAGTGAATGCAGAGAAGGTCGCAGAAAAAATAGTCGGATCTATTTTGAACGAAGTGGGCTAACAAAGCGGCATTTTTTTCCCTCCTGCCTGAGGCATCGATCCCCTCGGATTGATCTCTTCGGGCAGGAGTTTTTATTTGTACTCATAACCACTTGATTTCTAATCAAAAATTCAATAAAATAAAATCATCAAAAATTCAAACCTAATCGGCACGCTTGCTGCATAAACTCTTCCTAAAAAAGGAGGAAAATATGACCAATATCAACAACATCCAAAACATCTCCCAAATACTTGACGGTCAGTCAAAAAAGGTTTCTCGGACCAGTGGGCAGGAATTTGAGGCCTTGCTCAATTCAGCCCAGGAGAAGAAAATACAGGCACCCGAAGAGAGTTCACAGACCAGCGAATTGGGTGAGATCTCCGCAATGGATTTTGATATTCAAACCGTATCTGAAATCGTTACGGATAAAACAGACAAACTGCTGACCAGTCTGGAAAGGTACGCATTCCAGCTTGACGACACCAACGTCCCTCTAAAGGAGATTGAACCCATAGTTGAAGGGCTCAATGAAGACGCTGCATCTTTATTGGAAGAAACGCTGTCTCTGGGAGAAGATGATCAGGACCTCATAGATATTGCCACCAGCACGGCAATTGCCGCAAAAACCGAATATTTGAAATTCCAGCGGGGGGATTACCTGTAGACAAACAAGAGGCCTTAAACGTCAAGCTTTTTTTGCCTGCAAACCTCTTTGGCTGCCTGCCAGTGCGTCTCTTTTTCTTCGGCAGGCATCTGCTTTAAATCAAGGCCTTTTTCTTCAATGGCCGCTTCCATGGTTCTGAATCGTTCCTCAAATTTTGATGTGGAGCGGTAAAGTGCCGTTTCCGGATGAAACCCGGCAAATCTTGCCACATTCACAAGGGAAAAAAGGATATCTCCAAATTCAACGATGGCATCATCCTTGTTCTCGGAGAGCGCCGCCTCAAATTCATGTATTTCTGAAACAGCCGTATCCAGAACCTGGCCCAGATTTTCCCACTCAAATCCGGCTTTAACTGCAGATTTTGAAACTTTTAACGCCCTCAGCAGACTTGGCATACCGCCAGGCACATTATCAAGGGCTGATGGTCTTTCCGGTGCACCTGAACCGGATTTTTCTTTGGCCTTAATTGCCTCCCATTGCTTATTCAACGCATCTTCGGATGCAATCTGACTGTCTGCATAAACATGGGGATGGCGACGAATCATTTTCTCAGCCACGGTATTTACCACCCGGTCAAAGGGAAACCGGCCCGGGTCGGCATAAATTTCCATGATAAAAAGAATCTGAAAAAGAACATCACCAAGTTCTTCTACAATATTGTCTTCATCATCTTTGACAATGGCTTCTTCCAGTTCATATAGCTCTTCGGCCAGACACTTCCACATGGTGGCGGGGGTCTGCTTTCTGTCCCAGGCACATCCGTTCTCTCCCCGAAGCCTTCGAATAATCTCAAGCAGGGGAACTATTGTTTCCACGTTTGTTTTAATCCTTCCAGCTCTTTACTAAAATCCATTTTGATGTTTTGGGAAATAAACAGGGTCAGGGCATCGGCAACCCGGGCAAGGTAGGGTGCCGTGCGGGACGCAGCCATATGATTACTGCCGTTGGGGGTAAAACTTGTGATGATTATAAAAAGGACCGTTGTGATAAGGATGCCTTTGGCCGCCCCGAAAATGACACCAAATGTTCTGTTCACCCAGCCCAAAAATACTATATTCAATAATTTATGGATCAAGGCGGCCACAAGTCCAACAGCAATCAGAATCAGACAAAACAACAGAAAAAAACAGACCAGTTTTTGAATCTGTGGCGATGGAATCCATGACTCAACATAGGGAATAAACTGGGGGTAATAGGTATTGGCCCCATAGAAACCAGCCACAACGCCCACGATGCCGGATATCTCCCGCACCAGGCCTTTAAAGCCCCCCCGAATAAGGCAAAACCCCACAATGATCAATACGCAAAGGTCAAAAAAATTCATATCTTCCCTTAATTTGATTGTGATTTCAAAAGCAGAGCCTGAAAAGTGTCCCGTGTTTGAGCGAAAATGCCAACATGCAAGGCGTAGAAAAATTTGTAACCATAGCGACCCCTTGGTTATGAAAATTGCAAACCTTTCAGCAACGCCGCAGTAGGGTGAATTCTTGTTCAAACACCAAGTACAAACAGATAACAGCAGGGCCAGTTCCCAGTCAAGATTTTTATTGACCTTTAAACCAATAAAATGCACCCTATAGCCCATGAAAAATCTTGAGTTTCAGAATATTACCCTTGCCCAAAAACTCTTTGGGGCACACAATACCAACCTGGAAAAAATCGCCCGGGCCTTTGATGTTAAAATAAACTCAAGGGGCGGGGAAATTTCAGTCGATGGTACGGAAAAACAAACAGACAAAGTCGTTGACCTGATCAACCAGCTTTATGAACTTTTAGAAGAAAAAATAAGGCTGACACCCGCGGTGGTTGATGCCGCCATTAATGCGATCAGACAGGGCCGCTCCACCCCTTTAAAAAAAATTTTTACCACCACAATCGTGGTAACGGCCAAAAACAAACCCATCACCCCCCGGACCCCAACCCAGTTGGTATACACCGAGGCCATAAAAAACAATGACATCCTTTTTGGTATCGGCCCGGCCGGAACCGGCAAAACATACCTGGCAATGGCCATGGCCGTTGCAGCGTTTACAAAGGGGGATGTAAAAAAAATTATTCTCACCCGTCCTGCGGTGGAAGCCGGCGAAGCACTGGGGTTTCTTCCCGGCGATCTGGCTGAAAAAATCAATCCATATTTGCGGCCACTGTACGATGCCCTTTATGATATGCTTGATTTTGAAAAAGCCAGAGCATATATTGAGCAGGAAACCATTGAGATCGCACCCATTGCATTTATGAGGGGCAGAACCCTGAATGATGCGTTTATCATTCTGGACGAAGCCCAAAACACCACCTCCCAGCAGATGAAAATGTTTTTGACCCGGATTGGATACGGATCAAAGGCCATTGTCACAGGTGATATCACCCAGACAGACCTGCCGGGCGGAAAAAAATCGGGTCTGGTGGAAGCCAGGAAACTGCTTGCCCGAATACGGGGAATCTCATTCATAGAATTTTCAAAGGAAGATGTTGTCAGACACCGGCTGGTGTCCGATATTATCAACGCTTATGAGAAAAGCAAATAACCAGGGTTGGTTTAAGTGGAGCGGGAAAGACCTGTCGAGCACCCCGTATCTGCCGCCCGTCATGTTTCTTCTGGTCGTAACCCTCTTCGTTCTGGCCCAGACCTTTGACCACACCACTGAATCCTATGTCTATGAAATAGGGGATGTTGCAAGCAGGGACATCAAGGCTCCCAAGGATTTCTTCATTGAAGACAAGGCCACCAACCTGGCCAAAATGGAAGCAGCCAAAACATCAATCAAAACGGTATATGATTTTGACGCAAACCTGTTAAAGAATATAACCGCCGGCGTTTCATCGGCCATGCAGTTTGGCCGAAATATGTTCAAAGAAGCAGAAAATGCCCAGGAAAACATCCCAGCAGAACCGGAGGATACCGAGGATACGGATGAGACCGCCTTGCCCGAATCTTCAGAACCCTCCTTCTCCATGGCCCTGGCGATCAAGCCTGAATTTGAAAAAAAACTGGGCATAGAAATCTCCAAAGGCGCATTCCAGATCCTGTTCAAAGAAAAATTTTCCGAAGAAATTACAGGATACTTAACCGCCATCATAAACACCATTTTGACCAACGGGGTCGTAGGCAACAAAGAGATCCTTCTGGCCGAAGAGGAAAAAGGGATCACCCTGAGAACCATCCAG
This window contains:
- the thyA gene encoding thymidylate synthase; protein product: MDAYSNIVKKVLDQGQVKENRTGVNTIAIAGAMFEHDMAQGFPLLTTKFVPFSLVAGELEFFIKGITDKNWLREKNNHIWDEWCSPAKVAYGHDDEIRKKMMEERELGPIYGFQWRHFGGGYQAWDKAPVPSGVDQLKNLVTTLKTNPDDRRMIVSAWNPMDLGQMALPPCHYGFQVTVINGRLNLLWNQRSVDTALGLPFNIASYGLLLTLLAQESGLKPGTLVGFLGDTHIYENHVQGLKEQLQREPFALPGIETTTFTSIFDWQYTDTVLTNYQHHPGIRFEIAV
- a CDS encoding electron transfer flavoprotein subunit alpha/FixB family protein, whose product is MTQIFAYVPFKNGVAEDVALEFPDAAKKIDAGASLTAVVTGSGADLDTVANALTKTYSEVIKINDAALAYPNAEVVRKALVNIIPADAIVLVAHDTFGMDLAPGLSIKLDSAYAADVVDFEGMDGGTLKIIRQELGGAVSTHVTCDASAGAVITIRPGAFAPTDAGASGSVVDKSGDAGDLSAKRTFLEVVEAEVGDVDITKADVLVSIGRGIEDEDNIEVAQNLADAMGAVLSCSRPIVDAKWLEKSRQVGTSGQTVKPKVYMAMGISGSFQHMGGIKGNPFIVAVNKNPKAPIFQVADVGIVENILEFMPELQEAIENL
- a CDS encoding electron transfer flavoprotein subunit beta/FixA family protein, which translates into the protein MDILVCVKRVPDTAENEFELNSDGNDLDRDDLVYSVNEWDNYAVEEAIQIVDNLGGSITVVTVGDDEAEEVLRREMAMGANNGVLLCDDAFEGSDGKGIAAILKAEVEKGKYDLILTGAQADEGAGQVGGMLAAMLDYPYASLVNKIEPADGKIKVGREIEGGNQEMNEIELPCVLSIQTGINEPRYVGIRGIRKVASVEIPVKGAGDLGVDAGSVGEAGAKTKRVDYFVPDLGDGAEMLEGSTDEIIEKLIEKLKAKGGL
- a CDS encoding (Fe-S)-binding protein, giving the protein MSMIVAPANYMLFGFFPTVIFSFLLPVIGVGLFTYIIARRIAPLVRANPDYRLNNIPERIKNLIVVWLGQIRQPRYMQAGVLHIVIFAGFLILSIRSTSLVIEGLFDGFVFPGLGGGLGTAYNFLKDYAATAVLVACIIAAWRRGIKKPARYAVPEKYGHDHTAEAVFVLGIISTLMISESLFEASAAAYNYQSAGEAHFPALFSLAWIFSKTLQMASLETLQGLHIIMYYVHDFTFFFFLCFLPLGKHFHVITSIFNVFFMRVKTGNIKPVKYGVSDAELDSLDSFGVKHLEDFTWKHMLDFYSCADCGRCSDQCPANAAGRPLSPRFITIKARDLIFKNYPIKSGVIYKSDKLLVEDIYTEDEIWSCTTCGACEQECPLGIEYIDKMVDLRRGMVDKGMVPQSLQKPLKALEKRGNPYGKMEKKRADWANEKTFAETHKVKDLGTETAETLYFVDSITSYDDNIQEIARRTAIILEKAGVDFGVLGKEEKDSGNEVIRFGEEMLYQELKAHNTEAILESGVKQIVTADPHALNALKKDYTGLPPVKHISEIVAEKIESGALVMKPCKDRDKVYVYHDPCYLGRHNSIYESPRQALDAIDGLTRVELEKSRDRSFCCGGGGLMLFYEPEEETRMGVLRVNMAAEAGANVIVTACPFCLVNIQDAIKVAGKEGEMEAIDFTQLIEEHLA
- a CDS encoding TetR/AcrR family transcriptional regulator, which codes for MQKSKSEKYHKILNSAGAVFAEHGFYKATISQIAAKAGVADGTLYLYFKNKDDILYQYLSFKTDVVFEKMNTAVAKGTDAESKLKNLIRCHLDEFQSDKSMAVIFQSEVRYLRDIESQVKNISKMYFDLLSDIIEQGQIEGSMRQDLFVGLVKRFILGAVEGVISTWVNAQGRYDLGTMADPLVDLFLTGVREG
- a CDS encoding class II fructose-bisphosphate aldolase, whose amino-acid sequence is MTHPQSEEYRKLLDYGRPPNVKKCFPNSKALIVSGKYIDRAMLTKGSCMTIAANGRNAFVIKGTLAAAQRANAAVIIEIARSEGGTGAYCATSLWNIARQTDAYMNEMGITVPVAIHADHFGIKKPEDIAPAKTEIQSLFDTGITSIAIDASHMPDDQNLLANIELNPYVPDWAGLETEVGEIKGEQGLSTPEEALFLIQGLNAHSIFPDWIALNNGTTHGIEQNDAGINVELTTQIHDSLAPYGISGAQHGTSGNNSERLRQIAKHTKTTKANVATALQMISWGVKVNDFGNAIMDASGNFIKEPGKGVSQATWEKMCTVAAANDWKKGNFKKLNNPFENILTAQNAPVRERMVKGVEEFVFTLLTDVFNATDTADLIKKHILETQSHTPGFKAKKIEQKENWTREKIIEKAAKINSDKGPEGDFDD
- a CDS encoding DVU0524 family FlgM-associated protein → MQIPSYQIQNVLKVYSRQFSQGKLLGKNKFSDANKVSADSVSISSEGKRQAVIDKVASNIVDKIITEGPNEKDEARITEQIEKELGKKIDFTKGRNQFTYTSVDENNNKVVQTLSVEDSKFIVERMTELARQVADFNMESQEGV
- the flgM gene encoding flagellar biosynthesis anti-sigma factor FlgM, translating into MKINNNLTQQYINQSYAANNANANANTTANTSADQGTQTQERLADSINLSSTTKDLQRIATESAKESEARVQMVADLKEQVQTGQYTVNAEKVAEKIVGSILNEVG
- the mazG gene encoding nucleoside triphosphate pyrophosphohydrolase, whose protein sequence is METIVPLLEIIRRLRGENGCAWDRKQTPATMWKCLAEELYELEEAIVKDDEDNIVEELGDVLFQILFIMEIYADPGRFPFDRVVNTVAEKMIRRHPHVYADSQIASEDALNKQWEAIKAKEKSGSGAPERPSALDNVPGGMPSLLRALKVSKSAVKAGFEWENLGQVLDTAVSEIHEFEAALSENKDDAIVEFGDILFSLVNVARFAGFHPETALYRSTSKFEERFRTMEAAIEEKGLDLKQMPAEEKETHWQAAKEVCRQKKLDV